A single region of the Methylocystis echinoides genome encodes:
- a CDS encoding OmpP1/FadL family transporter, translating to MPNHFSRHSMLALGALFLSGAQVVSGAQVAQAADGYFLIGYGPRQKALGGAGAADQRDAMALSVNPAGIVGLERQFGLGLTVVNADRGYDTQGPTRVIAPGPVVSGRPWFPVPNGGYIQPIDEKSAWSVVAYANGGINTSYGWGNWHAPRGGLFGGGFTGIDLQQAFMSVGYARRFGTPVGALTLGFAPTVAVQMLNLQGVGVFVPYSSDPYRLSDMDYDWSWGGGVRAGATLAITDRFRLGAAGATPMWMSRLEKYRGIIADSGSFDIPAYLQAGVAYDLLPNLTVMLDWRHIFYSAVPALGNPSNPIFAKSMGTGSGPGFDWTDVDSGAVGAEWRYSPALTLRGGYHYSTNPLRWRSVTVNVLSPIINRHHASVGANWAFTTHSSVDFAFVYAFKNSFTGVEWIPQQPRLPFGGANTLATVTPWVQGFELTLGYNYKWDKGDESVIPTRF from the coding sequence ATGCCAAACCATTTCTCCCGCCATTCGATGCTTGCGCTCGGGGCGCTTTTCCTCTCGGGCGCGCAGGTTGTTTCGGGCGCGCAGGTCGCGCAGGCGGCCGACGGTTATTTCCTGATCGGCTATGGCCCGCGCCAGAAGGCGCTCGGCGGCGCCGGCGCGGCGGATCAGCGCGACGCCATGGCGCTGTCCGTCAATCCCGCCGGCATCGTCGGCCTCGAACGTCAGTTCGGCCTCGGCCTGACGGTGGTGAACGCCGATCGCGGCTATGACACGCAGGGCCCCACCCGCGTCATCGCGCCGGGGCCCGTCGTCAGCGGCCGGCCGTGGTTTCCGGTGCCCAACGGCGGCTACATCCAGCCGATCGACGAGAAGTCGGCGTGGAGCGTGGTCGCTTACGCCAATGGCGGAATCAACACATCCTACGGCTGGGGCAACTGGCATGCGCCGCGCGGCGGCCTGTTCGGCGGCGGCTTCACCGGGATTGATCTTCAGCAGGCGTTCATGAGCGTCGGTTACGCGCGGCGGTTCGGGACTCCCGTCGGCGCGCTCACGCTCGGCTTCGCGCCGACGGTCGCCGTGCAAATGCTCAATCTTCAGGGCGTCGGCGTCTTTGTCCCCTACTCCTCCGATCCCTACCGCTTGTCCGACATGGACTACGACTGGTCATGGGGCGGCGGCGTCCGCGCCGGCGCCACGCTCGCGATCACCGACCGCTTCCGCCTCGGCGCCGCGGGCGCGACGCCGATGTGGATGTCGCGACTGGAGAAATACCGGGGGATCATCGCCGATAGCGGCAGCTTCGACATTCCGGCCTATCTTCAGGCCGGCGTCGCCTATGACCTCCTGCCCAATCTGACCGTCATGCTCGACTGGCGGCACATCTTCTATTCGGCGGTTCCGGCGCTGGGCAATCCGTCCAATCCCATCTTCGCGAAGTCGATGGGCACGGGCAGCGGGCCGGGCTTCGACTGGACGGATGTGGACTCGGGCGCCGTGGGCGCCGAATGGCGCTATTCGCCGGCGCTGACGCTGCGCGGCGGCTATCATTACAGCACCAATCCGCTGCGCTGGCGTTCGGTGACGGTGAATGTCCTGTCGCCGATCATCAATCGCCACCATGCTTCCGTGGGCGCCAACTGGGCCTTCACGACGCATTCCTCGGTGGATTTCGCCTTCGTTTACGCCTTCAAGAATTCCTTCACCGGCGTCGAATGGATTCCCCAGCAACCCCGCCTGCCCTTCGGCGGCGCCAATACGCTCGCGACGGTCACACCCTGGGTGCAGGGCTTCGAGCTGACGCTCGGCTACAACTACAAATGGGACAAGGGCGACGAGTCGGTGATTCCGACGCGCTTCTGA
- a CDS encoding cation-translocating P-type ATPase: protein MPQPSLQGLTSEDAARLLAEVGPNAPPEAPPPGVLKIALRTLKEPMFFLLAAAAVLYLFVGDLGEGLFMMAGAGASISLVVVQELRSERALQALQRLAEPMALARRDGEERRIPARDLVPGDIVLLGEGQRVPADALLLAGDALVIDESILTGESAPVTKTLAGDGPDRDFPDPGGDDTPFLYAGALIVRGSGVARVARTGGRTAVGGLGASLAAIQGEPSPLQKRTGELVTRLGAFALSFCALVIVAYGLVHGDWFEGAIAGITLAIGLLPEEFPMVLAIFLALGAFRLARRNVLVRRSSVTETLGSASLLCTDKTGTLTQNRMAVVALCTGATIEPVPDAPDADEHRLIRAALRASAENPVDPMDRAVHALADRLEIPPGGVAIESFPIKPELLAFIQTWRVEGGSLKAAKGAPEAILRLANADAGTRARYHEIIDEMAREGMRVLAVAETEPGSDDYRLRGLVAFEDPIRDDAPAAVAAARRAGVSVAMITGDYPATALAIARAAGIDTSAGVLTGAEIAGTPTESLPEKIRNIRVFARVMPTSKLALVEAFKADGHIVAMTGDGVNDAPALAAAHIGVAMGQRGSDVAREAAHIVLLDDSFASIVAGIALGRRISSNLRKALTYITAIHVPIAGLAMAPILMGLPPMLLPAHVVLMELIIDPTCSLAFEAEPGEKDAMLKPPRPQSEPLFGTRDLLLGALQGFSVFLAVLAVYVLSASFGIPDAKGRGLAFATLIVANLTLALSDALPRGVSPFSRENLFFWGIAAVALSVVAAGLYFPPLATLLRFEAPATADLVAASLLAISAGGWYGMWRRLVDI from the coding sequence ATGCCCCAGCCCAGCCTTCAAGGCCTGACCTCCGAAGACGCGGCAAGGCTCCTCGCCGAAGTCGGCCCGAACGCGCCGCCTGAAGCCCCGCCGCCCGGCGTTCTGAAGATTGCCCTGCGCACGCTGAAAGAACCGATGTTCTTCCTGCTGGCGGCGGCGGCGGTCCTCTATCTCTTTGTCGGCGATCTCGGCGAGGGCCTCTTCATGATGGCGGGCGCCGGCGCCTCGATCTCGCTGGTCGTCGTTCAGGAATTGCGCAGCGAGCGCGCGCTCCAGGCGCTTCAGCGCCTCGCCGAGCCCATGGCGCTGGCGCGCCGCGATGGCGAGGAGCGCCGCATCCCCGCGCGCGATCTCGTGCCCGGCGATATCGTTCTTCTGGGCGAAGGCCAGCGCGTTCCCGCCGACGCCCTGCTCCTCGCGGGCGACGCGCTGGTGATCGACGAATCGATCCTCACCGGCGAGTCGGCGCCCGTGACCAAGACGCTCGCGGGCGACGGCCCGGACCGCGACTTTCCCGATCCCGGCGGCGACGACACGCCCTTCCTCTACGCCGGCGCGCTGATCGTGCGCGGCTCGGGCGTCGCGCGGGTCGCGCGCACCGGCGGGCGCACGGCAGTCGGCGGGCTCGGCGCCTCGCTCGCCGCCATTCAGGGGGAGCCGAGCCCGCTGCAAAAGCGCACCGGCGAACTGGTGACGCGGCTCGGCGCCTTTGCCCTGTCCTTCTGTGCGCTGGTGATCGTCGCCTATGGGCTCGTCCATGGCGACTGGTTCGAGGGCGCCATCGCCGGCATCACCCTCGCCATCGGCCTGCTGCCGGAAGAATTCCCGATGGTGCTGGCGATCTTTCTCGCGCTCGGCGCCTTTCGGCTGGCGCGCCGCAATGTGCTGGTGCGCCGCTCCTCGGTGACGGAGACGCTCGGCTCGGCCTCGCTGCTGTGCACCGACAAGACCGGCACGCTGACGCAAAACCGCATGGCGGTCGTGGCCCTCTGCACGGGCGCGACGATCGAGCCCGTCCCTGACGCGCCCGACGCCGACGAGCACCGGCTCATCCGCGCGGCCCTCCGCGCCTCCGCCGAAAACCCCGTCGATCCCATGGATCGCGCCGTGCATGCGCTCGCCGACCGGCTCGAAATCCCGCCCGGCGGCGTGGCCATCGAGAGCTTTCCCATCAAGCCGGAACTGCTCGCCTTCATCCAGACATGGCGCGTCGAGGGCGGGTCGCTCAAGGCGGCCAAGGGCGCGCCGGAAGCGATCCTGCGCCTCGCCAATGCGGACGCCGGGACGCGCGCCCGCTATCACGAAATCATCGACGAAATGGCGCGCGAGGGCATGCGCGTTCTGGCCGTCGCCGAAACCGAGCCCGGCTCGGACGACTATCGGCTGCGCGGCCTCGTGGCCTTCGAGGACCCCATCCGCGACGACGCGCCGGCGGCGGTGGCGGCGGCGCGGCGCGCGGGGGTCTCGGTGGCGATGATCACGGGCGATTATCCGGCGACGGCGCTCGCCATCGCGCGCGCGGCCGGCATCGACACATCCGCCGGCGTGCTGACCGGCGCCGAGATCGCCGGGACGCCGACGGAAAGCCTGCCCGAGAAAATCCGAAACATCCGCGTCTTCGCGCGCGTCATGCCGACGAGCAAGCTGGCGCTGGTCGAGGCCTTCAAGGCGGACGGCCATATCGTCGCCATGACCGGCGACGGCGTCAACGACGCCCCCGCCCTCGCGGCGGCCCATATTGGCGTCGCCATGGGTCAGCGCGGCTCCGACGTGGCGCGCGAGGCCGCGCATATCGTGCTGCTCGACGACAGTTTCGCCTCCATCGTCGCCGGCATTGCGCTGGGGCGGCGCATCTCCTCCAATCTGCGCAAGGCGCTCACCTACATCACCGCAATTCACGTGCCGATCGCCGGCCTGGCGATGGCGCCCATCCTCATGGGCCTGCCGCCCATGCTGCTGCCGGCGCATGTGGTGCTGATGGAACTGATCATCGATCCGACCTGCTCGCTCGCCTTCGAGGCCGAGCCCGGCGAAAAGGACGCGATGCTGAAGCCGCCGCGCCCGCAGAGCGAGCCGCTGTTTGGAACGCGTGATCTGCTGCTCGGCGCGCTTCAGGGGTTCTCGGTCTTCCTCGCCGTGCTCGCCGTCTATGTGCTGTCCGCGAGTTTCGGCATCCCCGACGCCAAGGGACGCGGCCTCGCCTTTGCGACCCTGATCGTCGCCAATCTGACGCTTGCCCTTTCCGACGCCCTGCCCAGGGGCGTCTCGCCCTTCTCGCGGGAGAACCTGTTCTTCTGGGGCATTGCGGCCGTGGCGCTGTCGGTCGTCGCCGCGGGTCTCTACTTCCCGCCGCTCGCGACGCTGCTGCGCTTCGAGGCGCCGGCGACGGCTGATCTCGTGGCCGCCTCGCTTCTCGCGATCAGCGCGGGCGGATGGTATGGGATGTGGCGCCGGCTCGTCGACATCTGA
- a CDS encoding sulfurtransferase TusA family protein: MTDTIVDARGLNCPLPILRTKKALKEIQLGETLEVLATDPGSMADFAAFARQTGDELVSAEDAGGHFRYVLRRKV; the protein is encoded by the coding sequence ATGACGGACACGATCGTGGATGCGCGCGGCCTCAACTGCCCCTTGCCGATTCTGCGCACAAAGAAAGCGCTCAAGGAAATTCAGCTCGGCGAGACGCTGGAAGTGCTCGCCACCGACCCCGGCTCCATGGCGGATTTTGCGGCTTTCGCGCGCCAGACCGGCGATGAGCTGGTCAGCGCCGAAGACGCCGGCGGCCACTTCCGTTACGTGCTGCGCCGCAAGGTCTGA
- the dapB gene encoding 4-hydroxy-tetrahydrodipicolinate reductase — protein sequence MSELRLVVVGAAGRMGRMLTQTIPDTLGVRLVGALEGAGSSSLGADCGAAFGLPATGVAITSDIAAALAEADAIIDFSTPAATIAVAKAAAKARVAHVIGTTGLSADELGLIAEEATETAVVRSGNMSLGVNLLAVLIEKAAKALGPGWDAEIIEMHHKLKVDAPSGTALLLGEAVALGRGIALAEHSARGRDGLTGPRKAGDIGFAALRGGTVVGDHTVIFAGMGERIEFSHRAEDRGIFARGALAAALWTRGRGPGLYSMADVLGLTCA from the coding sequence ATGAGCGAATTGCGTCTGGTCGTGGTGGGCGCCGCGGGCCGCATGGGTCGTATGCTGACCCAGACGATCCCTGACACGCTGGGCGTGCGGCTGGTGGGCGCGCTGGAGGGCGCGGGATCGTCGTCGCTGGGCGCCGATTGCGGCGCCGCCTTTGGCCTGCCGGCGACGGGCGTCGCCATCACGAGCGACATCGCCGCCGCGCTCGCCGAGGCCGACGCCATCATCGATTTCTCGACGCCGGCCGCCACCATCGCCGTCGCAAAGGCCGCCGCGAAGGCGCGGGTGGCCCATGTGATCGGCACGACCGGCCTCTCCGCCGACGAGCTGGGGCTGATCGCGGAGGAGGCGACGGAAACGGCCGTGGTGCGCTCCGGCAACATGAGCCTCGGCGTCAATCTACTGGCCGTGCTCATCGAGAAGGCGGCGAAGGCGCTCGGCCCCGGCTGGGACGCCGAGATCATCGAGATGCATCACAAGCTGAAGGTCGACGCGCCGTCCGGCACGGCGCTGCTGCTTGGCGAGGCCGTGGCGCTGGGCAGGGGCATCGCCCTCGCCGAACACAGCGCGCGCGGCCGCGACGGACTCACCGGGCCGCGCAAGGCCGGCGACATCGGCTTTGCGGCGCTGCGCGGCGGCACGGTGGTGGGCGACCATACGGTGATTTTCGCCGGCATGGGCGAGCGCATCGAATTCTCGCACCGCGCCGAGGATCGGGGCATCTTTGCACGCGGCGCCCTTGCGGCCGCGCTCTGGACCCGCGGACGGGGGCCGGGTCTCTACTCCATGGCCGATGTCCTCGGCCTTACCTGCGCCTGA
- the thiC gene encoding phosphomethylpyrimidine synthase ThiC, giving the protein MNLHDKRTPLSVTTGPIGKSRKVYSAPAGRPDIRVPFREIPLDPSCGEPPLRVYDQSGPYGCDAFTPDLSAGLPAARPWLSTRAGLETYAGREVKPEDNGFAEGDRLVPPCPAERKLFRAAGAEPVTQLEFARAGIVTEEMIYVAHRENLCRERALDVAKERIADGESFGADIQEFITPEFVRDEIARGRAIIPANINHPELEPVVIGRNFLVKVNANIGNSAVTSSVAEEVEKMVWASRWGADTVMDLSTGRNIHNIRDWIIRNASVPIGTVPIYQALEKVGGDALKLDWEVFKDTLIEQAEQGVDYFTIHAGVRLAYVPLTASRVTGIVSRGGSIMARWCLSKHRESFLYERFDEICDIMRKYDVSFSLGDGLRPGCNADANDAAQFAELETLGELTKIAWDKGCQVMIEGPGHVPMHKIKANMDKQLKACGEAPFYTLGPLVTDIAPGYDHITSGIGAAMIGWFGTAMLCYVTPKEHLGLPDRDDVKTGVITYRIAAHAADLAKGHPAARERDDAMSRARFDFRWTDQFEIGLDPDTAREYHDETMPKEAHKVAHFCSMCGPKFCSMQITQDLRKEAAEIAAKGMAEKAEEFIEKGAEIYVRE; this is encoded by the coding sequence ATGAACCTGCACGACAAACGCACCCCTCTCAGCGTCACCACCGGCCCGATCGGCAAGTCGCGCAAGGTCTATTCCGCCCCCGCCGGGCGCCCCGACATTCGCGTGCCCTTCCGCGAAATCCCGCTCGATCCCTCCTGCGGCGAGCCGCCGCTTCGTGTCTATGACCAGTCCGGCCCCTATGGCTGCGACGCTTTCACCCCCGATCTTTCGGCCGGCCTGCCGGCGGCGCGGCCCTGGCTCTCGACGCGCGCGGGGCTCGAAACCTACGCCGGCCGCGAAGTTAAGCCCGAGGACAATGGTTTCGCCGAAGGCGACCGGCTCGTGCCGCCGTGCCCCGCCGAGCGCAAGCTTTTCCGCGCGGCGGGAGCGGAACCTGTCACCCAGCTCGAATTCGCCCGCGCCGGGATCGTCACGGAAGAAATGATCTATGTCGCGCATCGCGAAAACCTCTGCCGCGAGCGTGCTCTCGATGTCGCGAAGGAGCGCATCGCCGATGGCGAGAGCTTCGGCGCGGATATTCAGGAATTCATCACGCCGGAATTCGTGCGCGACGAGATCGCGCGCGGCCGGGCGATCATTCCGGCCAACATCAATCACCCGGAGCTGGAGCCGGTCGTCATCGGTCGCAACTTCCTCGTCAAGGTGAACGCCAATATCGGTAATTCCGCCGTGACCTCCTCCGTCGCGGAAGAAGTAGAGAAGATGGTCTGGGCCTCGCGCTGGGGCGCCGATACGGTGATGGACCTCTCCACCGGCCGCAACATCCACAATATCCGCGACTGGATCATCCGCAACGCCTCCGTGCCGATCGGCACCGTGCCGATCTATCAGGCGCTCGAAAAGGTCGGCGGCGACGCGCTGAAGCTCGATTGGGAAGTCTTCAAGGACACGCTGATCGAGCAGGCGGAGCAGGGGGTGGATTATTTCACCATCCACGCCGGCGTGCGCCTCGCCTATGTGCCGTTGACGGCGAGCCGCGTCACCGGCATCGTCTCGCGCGGCGGCTCGATCATGGCGCGCTGGTGTCTCTCCAAGCACAGGGAGAGCTTCCTTTACGAGCGCTTCGACGAGATTTGCGACATAATGCGCAAATATGACGTGTCGTTCTCGCTGGGCGACGGCCTGCGTCCCGGCTGCAACGCCGACGCCAATGACGCCGCGCAATTCGCCGAGCTGGAGACGCTGGGCGAACTGACGAAGATCGCCTGGGACAAGGGCTGTCAGGTGATGATTGAAGGTCCGGGTCATGTGCCAATGCACAAGATCAAGGCCAATATGGACAAGCAGCTCAAGGCCTGCGGCGAGGCGCCCTTCTATACGCTGGGCCCGCTCGTCACCGACATTGCGCCGGGCTACGACCACATCACGTCAGGCATTGGCGCGGCGATGATCGGCTGGTTCGGCACGGCGATGCTCTGCTACGTCACGCCGAAGGAGCATCTGGGCCTGCCGGATCGCGACGATGTGAAGACGGGCGTCATCACCTATCGCATCGCCGCCCATGCGGCGGACCTCGCCAAGGGCCATCCGGCGGCGCGCGAGCGCGACGACGCCATGAGCCGCGCGCGCTTCGATTTCCGCTGGACGGATCAGTTCGAGATCGGCCTCGATCCGGATACGGCGCGCGAATACCACGACGAGACCATGCCGAAGGAGGCGCACAAGGTCGCGCATTTCTGCTCCATGTGCGGCCCGAAGTTCTGCTCGATGCAGATCACGCAGGATCTCCGCAAGGAAGCGGCGGAGATTGCGGCGAAGGGCATGGCGGAGAAGGCCGAGGAGTTCATCGAGAAGGGCGCGGAGATTTATGTGAGGGAGTAG
- the dsrE2 gene encoding sulfur carrier protein DsrE2, giving the protein MSDRKALSIIVSKGTLDWAYPPFILATTAAAMDMDATLFFTFYGLGLLKKKLDLEVSPLGNPAMKMPMGGMHLGMPNLVAALPGVTAGATAMMKKMIAKKGVATIEELRDIALESGVKLVACQMTMDLFEFRKEDMIDGVCFGGAATYLEEASKANVNLFV; this is encoded by the coding sequence ATGTCTGATCGCAAAGCCCTGTCCATCATCGTTTCAAAAGGCACGCTGGACTGGGCCTATCCGCCCTTCATCCTCGCGACGACCGCCGCGGCGATGGACATGGACGCGACGCTCTTTTTCACCTTCTACGGCCTCGGCCTGTTGAAGAAAAAGCTCGATCTGGAAGTCTCGCCGCTCGGCAATCCGGCGATGAAGATGCCGATGGGCGGCATGCATCTGGGCATGCCGAATCTCGTCGCCGCCCTGCCCGGCGTGACCGCCGGCGCGACCGCGATGATGAAGAAGATGATCGCAAAAAAGGGCGTCGCCACCATCGAGGAGCTGCGCGACATCGCGCTGGAGAGCGGCGTGAAGCTCGTCGCCTGTCAGATGACCATGGACCTCTTCGAGTTCAGGAAAGAGGACATGATCGACGGCGTCTGCTTTGGCGGCGCCGCCACCTATCTCGAGGAAGCGAGCAAGGCGAACGTCAATCTGTTCGTTTGA
- a CDS encoding 2,3-bisphosphoglycerate-dependent phosphoglycerate mutase, with the protein MSMHRTLVLVRHGQSEWNAKNLFTGWKNPDLTPLGIEEARRAGQELRKLDLLFSVGFTSALLRAQHTLQLIFEELGQSNVPTVKDRALNERHYGDLSGLNKDEAREKWGEEQVRLWRRSYDVPPPGGESLKDTVARVVPFYVQRILPPVMRGERVLVAAHGNSLRALCMVLEQMTPDSIPTLELSTGVPIIYRLNADSTVATKTVLEP; encoded by the coding sequence ATGAGCATGCACCGCACTCTCGTCCTCGTCCGCCATGGCCAGAGCGAATGGAACGCGAAAAATCTCTTCACCGGCTGGAAGAACCCCGATCTGACGCCGCTTGGAATTGAAGAGGCGCGCCGCGCCGGCCAGGAGTTGAGAAAGCTCGACCTTCTGTTCAGCGTCGGCTTCACCTCCGCGCTGCTGCGCGCGCAGCACACATTGCAGCTCATTTTCGAGGAGCTCGGCCAGTCCAACGTGCCGACCGTGAAGGACCGCGCGCTCAACGAGCGTCATTACGGCGATCTCTCCGGCCTCAACAAGGACGAGGCGCGCGAGAAATGGGGCGAGGAGCAGGTGCGCCTGTGGCGGCGCTCCTATGACGTGCCGCCGCCGGGCGGCGAGAGCCTCAAGGATACGGTCGCCCGCGTCGTGCCCTTCTATGTGCAGCGTATCCTGCCGCCCGTGATGCGCGGCGAGCGCGTGCTGGTGGCGGCGCATGGCAATTCGCTGCGGGCGCTGTGCATGGTGCTGGAGCAGATGACGCCGGACAGCATTCCGACGCTGGAGCTTTCGACCGGCGTGCCGATCATCTACCGGCTCAACGCCGATTCCACCGTCGCCACCAAGACAGTGCTGGAGCCCTGA
- a CDS encoding L,D-transpeptidase: protein MSRQFIQVMMAATVAGGTLAGCASTQTSQPVIAAAPPPPPVAAAAPPSHLADAGGPPPSSFYAETRDAGFTVPGVKAGQVDQAFLRRNVAYATKEPPGTIVIDPVNHYLYHVEEGGRATRYGVGVGREGFAWSGDATIKSKQEWPDWYPPKEMIERRPDLKKQLTELQSGLGMHGGPGNPLGARAMYLWQGDKDTLFRIHGTNEPWTIGQSQSSGCIRMVNQDVMDLYEKTPAGTRVVVLGTRVAGR from the coding sequence ATGTCCCGTCAGTTCATTCAGGTCATGATGGCGGCGACCGTCGCTGGCGGAACCCTCGCCGGCTGCGCGAGCACGCAGACGAGCCAGCCGGTCATCGCCGCAGCGCCGCCGCCGCCCCCGGTCGCGGCGGCTGCGCCGCCGTCGCATCTCGCCGACGCCGGCGGCCCGCCGCCCAGCAGTTTCTATGCGGAGACAAGGGACGCCGGCTTCACCGTTCCCGGCGTGAAGGCCGGGCAGGTCGATCAGGCCTTCCTGCGCCGCAACGTCGCTTATGCGACCAAGGAGCCGCCGGGCACGATCGTCATCGATCCGGTCAACCATTACCTCTACCACGTCGAGGAAGGCGGTCGCGCGACCCGCTACGGCGTCGGCGTCGGGCGCGAGGGCTTCGCCTGGTCCGGCGACGCGACGATCAAGAGCAAGCAGGAATGGCCGGACTGGTATCCGCCCAAGGAAATGATCGAGCGCCGCCCCGATCTCAAGAAGCAGCTCACCGAATTGCAGAGCGGCCTCGGCATGCATGGCGGCCCCGGCAATCCGCTCGGCGCGCGCGCCATGTATCTCTGGCAGGGCGACAAGGACACGCTGTTCCGCATCCATGGCACAAACGAGCCCTGGACCATCGGTCAGAGCCAGTCCTCCGGCTGCATCCGCATGGTCAATCAGGACGTGATGGATCTTTACGAGAAGACTCCCGCGGGCACGCGGGTCGTTGTGCTTGGAACGCGGGTCGCCGGGCGGTAA
- a CDS encoding Mrp/NBP35 family ATP-binding protein: protein MATEADILKALENLYAPGGVSLARAVSGINLTGAKAFVSLAGDPAKAEGWEMARVNAEKAIKAIPGIESAIVTLTAERAPGAAKAGGHDHHHHGHSHAAPAQPQKRGMSATLDKIRFIIVVASGKGGVGKSTTSANLALGLAAQGWRVGLLDADIYGPSAPRLFGLSEKPKVDNGKLVPPESYGIKVMSMGFLVDENTPMVWRGPMVAQALTQLLNEVAWGELDALVVDMPPGTGDVQLTMAQQTPIAGAVIVSTPQDLALIDARRAVAMFQKVEAPILGIIENMSYFLCPHCGGRSEIFSHGGARHDAEKLGVPFLGEAPLDMKIRETSDAGRPVVGAEPDSPQAAVYLNLAAKVKTLLETTKQRAAPNIVIG from the coding sequence GTGGCCACTGAAGCCGACATCCTCAAAGCCCTCGAGAATCTCTACGCCCCGGGCGGCGTTTCGCTGGCCAGGGCGGTGAGCGGGATCAATCTCACGGGGGCCAAGGCCTTCGTCTCGCTCGCCGGCGATCCGGCCAAGGCGGAAGGCTGGGAGATGGCGCGGGTCAACGCCGAGAAGGCGATCAAGGCCATCCCCGGAATCGAGTCGGCCATCGTGACGCTCACCGCCGAGCGCGCGCCGGGCGCCGCGAAGGCCGGTGGTCACGACCACCATCACCACGGCCACTCTCACGCCGCGCCGGCGCAGCCGCAAAAGCGCGGCATGTCGGCGACGCTCGACAAGATCCGCTTCATCATCGTCGTGGCCTCCGGCAAGGGCGGCGTCGGCAAGTCGACGACCTCCGCCAATCTGGCGCTCGGCCTCGCCGCGCAGGGCTGGCGCGTCGGCCTGCTCGACGCCGACATCTACGGCCCCTCGGCGCCGCGCCTCTTCGGCCTTTCCGAAAAGCCGAAGGTCGACAATGGCAAGCTCGTGCCGCCCGAATCCTACGGCATCAAGGTGATGTCGATGGGCTTCCTCGTCGATGAGAACACGCCCATGGTCTGGCGCGGCCCGATGGTGGCGCAGGCGCTGACGCAATTGCTCAATGAAGTCGCCTGGGGCGAACTCGACGCGCTCGTCGTCGACATGCCGCCCGGCACCGGCGACGTGCAGCTCACCATGGCGCAGCAGACGCCGATTGCCGGCGCGGTGATCGTCTCGACGCCGCAGGACCTCGCGCTGATCGATGCGCGGCGCGCCGTCGCCATGTTCCAGAAGGTCGAGGCGCCGATCCTCGGCATCATCGAGAACATGAGCTATTTCCTCTGCCCGCATTGCGGCGGCCGGTCGGAAATCTTCTCGCATGGCGGCGCGCGCCACGACGCGGAGAAGCTGGGCGTGCCCTTCCTCGGCGAGGCGCCGCTGGACATGAAGATCCGCGAGACCTCGGACGCCGGCCGCCCGGTCGTCGGCGCCGAGCCGGACAGCCCGCAGGCGGCGGTCTATCTCAACCTCGCCGCCAAGGTGAAAACGCTGCTGGAGACGACAAAACAGCGCGCCGCGCCCAATATTGTCATCGGCTGA
- the mog gene encoding molybdopterin adenylyltransferase, protein MTETQRPAVIGVVTASDRASAGVYKDESGPAIEAYLSAVLTTPFRIERRIIPDGFESVRDTLIELADTVGCDLIVTTGGTGPSPRDLTPEATLAACPRELPGFGELMRQVSLAQTPTAILSRQVAAHRDKCLVINLPGKPAAIELCLNAVMPAVPYCLDLIGAAWIDTDPARVKAFRPKK, encoded by the coding sequence ATGACTGAAACGCAACGACCCGCCGTCATCGGCGTCGTCACCGCCTCCGATCGCGCCAGCGCCGGCGTCTACAAGGACGAGAGCGGCCCCGCCATCGAAGCCTATCTCTCCGCCGTGCTGACGACGCCCTTCCGCATCGAGCGGCGGATCATCCCCGACGGATTTGAAAGCGTTCGCGATACGCTGATCGAGCTCGCCGACACGGTCGGCTGCGACCTGATCGTGACCACCGGCGGCACCGGCCCGAGCCCGCGCGATCTCACCCCCGAAGCGACGCTCGCCGCCTGTCCGCGCGAACTTCCGGGCTTCGGCGAGCTGATGCGGCAGGTGTCGCTCGCCCAGACGCCAACCGCCATTCTCTCGCGGCAGGTGGCGGCGCATCGCGACAAATGCCTGGTCATCAACCTGCCCGGCAAGCCGGCGGCGATCGAACTCTGCCTGAACGCCGTCATGCCCGCCGTGCCCTATTGTCTCGACCTGATCGGCGCCGCCTGGATCGACACCGATCCGGCCCGCGTGAAAGCCTTCCGGCCGAAGAAGTAG